The window TGTGAGAAGGCAGTCATGAAGCTAAAGTTTGAAGAAGCTATTTCTGTACCTGAGTCAGAAAGACGTTCAGTAGCTGACTCTATTGATTATCACACTATAGGTATGTTCTTGTTGATTTACATGACGCGGTCTCTCGTAAATTTTCTGCTGATTTCATACTCAATTATGTGTGCAAATTCAACTCTTTTCGAACTTTTCCCTTCTTATTTGATCAGCTCTGAATTTATTGCcacatattgaaatttatcTTTTAGCCAGTTCCTGTGGCAATGTCTTCTGTTGAAGTACATTTTGGGAAAATGTGTAGTTTGTCTCCTAACCTaatttttgtctttttctacatagttaaaaatatatagtaacttGCTAGACATGCtaaagaacaataaaatctCCTGATTGACagtgtttttgtgtttttatttcaaatagaGGTTGACTCACAATATTCTGGAGCAAGAATAGAGGGGGATGTTGTTACATTAGATTTTGTCAAGAAAATGCTGGATGACTTCAAGAATCAGAAGTTCCTACACAAAAGGTATACTGCACTAGCATGgtaaattatgtgttttgCTTCGTAATATATTGATTCTAGATGTCTATACCTCCTAGAGCAAGTCCTGCACTGCTATggctatttttatttttattttattcctttttcttttaagaGTAGGTATTTGAATCTGagtataagattttttttggttacaGATATGCATGCCAGATCGTGCTGCAAATAAGAGATGTGCTGCGAGAGTTGCCATCTCTCGTTGATATCCATGTTCCTGATGGCAAACATTTCACTGTATGCGGTGACGTACATGGTCAGGTAATACTGATTCTTTATTGTTTAAGCCCCACCCCTTTAGTTGATATTGCCGATTTGCTGCCACTAGTTAACTGTCTTAAGTTCCTGCGTGACTGCGACACTTTTTTATGCTGTCTTGTAAACTTTCTGTCCAGGCTTTCTTCTGGTAAAGTATCATATTCAATAAACATGTAGCTAGCTATGAAGTGCAATATGGATGGACATGTGACATGTACACTAGTGTGCTAagccatttttattttagcttCTCATTTCCAATTAAGTAAATCTTAATTTAAGGTTCCTTTGTTCTTCTTACCTGTTCTTTTGAcagttaatttaatttttttggttctTCTGTTGTGTTTTTGGTGATCGACAATATCTTCTCCTTTGTTATTGTATAAAACAATGACATGAGATGCTTCTGTTGGATTCATTATGTGACCTTCCAGAGCTAATTTATGTCAATGACTCATATTTTGTTTGCAGTTTTATGATTTGTTAAATATATTTGAGCTCAATGGACTTCCTTCAGAAGACAATCCCTATCTGTTCAATGGAGACTTTGTAGACAGAGGTTCATTTTCTCTGGAGGTTATACTGACACTGTTTGCCTTCAAGTGCATGTGCCCGTCAGGTGATCCAagcatattatatttaattgtattctTAAATCTTAACACCCGAGCTACTTTCAATCTATCCTATTCATTTGAGTACTGGAGAATCCATTTTATAGGTTAGTTTGTTGCTTGCGTGTGCATGCACAATATCCCTAGTCATTACACCAATCCTACAAACGTCCCTGTTGGTCAACTAATTGCTGAGTATTTCTAAGTGTTAGGCAGAGCATGAAAGGACctaaaaagtagaaaaaatctATACTAGCCATCAATCATCATTGTGTATCAtctttttaatgttttgaGATTCACGTCGAAGTCATGGTTCTTGAATAACAACTTATCCTGTTCATTATATCTTTCTTTTGATTATTTCTTTCAGCATAGTCTTAAATATTCTGTGTCTGACAGCAGTCACAGCATTGGTTCTGACAATATCTGTTTATTCTAATTTCAGCTATATACCTTTCTCGAGGAAACCATGAAAGCAAAAGCATGAATAAGATCTATGGTTTCGAGGGTGAAGTTAGATCCAAATTGAATGATACATTTGTGGAACTATTTGCGGAAGTGTTCTGTTGCTTACCTTTGGCTCATGTCATCAACAATAAAGTTTTTGTCGTTCACGGAGGTCTTTTCAGTGTTGATGGAGTGAAGCTATCTGACATCCGTGCAATTGACCGTTTTTGTGAGCCTCCTGAGGAGGGTAAGCTTAAGATGCAACATATTAGCCCCTTATCTGGCATTTTCGTCTAAATTATCTTGTGCTTAAATTCGGTAGCTTAAGCCTTAATGTTGATAGCAAAGAACAGTAATTCATTTTGTGCACATAATTATCTCAATCAGGACTGGTAAGTTAGGTAATTTTGATGCATTTTCTCTCACTGTTAACCAGGGTTGATGTGTGAATTACTGTGGAGTGATCCACAACCTCAGCTTGGCAGGGGACCAAGCAAGCGTGGTGTTGGCCTTTCATTCGGAGGAGATGTAACGAAAAGATTTTTACAGGACAACAACCTAGGTAAATCTTTACAACTTTCTCGTGATTCCATGAACAGCCACTTGTTAATTCACTAGCTCTAGTTGCTGTATATATTATCACCATTTGCGTGACATTATTTTACAGATTTAGTGGTGCGATCACATGAAGTTAAGGATGAGGGTTACGAGATTGATCATGATGGTAAACTCATTACTGTATTCTCTGCTCCAAATTATTGTGATCAGGTAATGTAATATTGTTAATCCAGCTTTTCTTTATAGCTTGTTTTGGAGTCTTGATATGCTATCATTGAATGCATGTAATTTTACTGCGATGAGTTTACACATTGCTGCAGATGGGAAACAAAGGCGCATTTATTCGTTTTGAAGCACCAGATCTCAAACCCAATATTGCAACGTTCACTTCTGTGGTTAGTAGTTTCTCCTTCACACCCCCTCCAAACCACAAACTTTACAAAAATGTATTCGGTAACATCTATCTTTccctaatttattaaatataactGACCTTTTCTTCTGTATTTTTTGTTCTGCAGCCGCACCCTGATGTCAAACCAATGGCATACGCGAACAACTTCCTACGGATGTTCTCGTGATCCTTGAGTTCTCCTTCCCACctttctaatttttctttttagtgcaAGAGAAGACACTCTTGTTGCTTCCACAAGTGCAGAATTCCGAAGGGCTGAAGACTCGGTTTAATTGATCAAAAGTTAACATGTGTACATTGGACGAATTGCCGGTTTGGTTGGAAGTGTGTGCCGAGTTGCTGAAGGTGGCAACTGGCAACTAGGTGCTCAATGTAGGCATGTACAACATGATCCTTCTTTATCTGTATTTACATCGATTTGATGTATGATTTATTTAACCGTTGATTGTTTTTTACCTCTTTGAAGCAAATCTATGATTCTTGAAACCCATTACTTTCGTTGTTATAGCAGTGCAGTGTAAATGATTGTcgaaattattgttttaggtGAAAATTTAGAGCATGCACTAAAGCACCTAAATCATTAGCACAAAGATAGTTGAGTGTTttatctccattttttttgctttcacGTGCATTTAAATCTTATGTACTTCGcactatttacatttattactactattattttgttgtattttgaaattaagagagagtaaagtgagaaattatattgaaatgcGTAAGAAGTGTGATCATCCATTGACCGATTAATCAGATAATATGCTGAGAATCatgaatttaaatactatattatcagaagttttcatttttgttcaaTATTTGCATTCATGTATAAAATGATTGTCACTTCATCTCTTGGTTATACTTAAAAGTGTGattgtttcattaaaattaaaataaaagagagaaaataatatcgacctttttttaagtgttttgactttcattttttttaggttacgacgtaataattttttttttagcaaaaacaATCCCTTTAAAGTTCTTATGAGATGGATGCTAGgaaagaatatatattcattGGTATTAGTAACATCTATCAAATTTGTCAAGCCCTTCTCGAATGCAATCTCATTTATGCATACCTCAGAATCCCTCTCGTTTCTGTGTGTTAAGGTTCATTCATGCACCCTCCACTTCAGATGTAGGAGCCGCTCATTGTTCGTGCCTCTGCAGTGATGTTACTTCCTACTCTTGTCCGTGTGTTACACTTTTACTCTATAATCTTTTTTCTTAACTTAATAACTAGCCGTTCCTAAAATTCTATATTGGAAAGAAATTTCTCACTTGAAATGAGacactgaaaaaaaaatttgatcacTTCAAGAGGATATGTTGTTCTATgaaactaaaaagtaaaaaatagtattaacAGGTTGTAGCGCAGTTAGCAGTGCGGAGCTGGTAATCTTGAGGTCACGGTTCATACCCCGCCACTTGATGAGATCCTTTCGGCCTTAATCCGTAAATCCCGTCGAGCAAGATTAGTCAGATTTTGCCAAAGGTGGATCCGTCGAGCAAGTAGTACTAACCAATTATTAGCCCGGCCCACTTTGATTATTCGTTAGATTTTGGCCCGGCCCATTATCTATCTCTTCCCCACAGTGTTCTTCCGAAGAGCCATCTTTCCTCTTCCGTTTACGAAAATGATTCCAAGGCAAATTCTAGCCCGAGCCCGATTGCTAGCCCGGCCCGCCCCTCGCAGTTCACAGCCCGTTAATCACTACTACCCGAGCCTTGAATTTCATCACAACCTCCAAACCCGGCGTTATTCGGATGCTCCGCTTCCAATTCCGGCCGCCGCCAATCCAATCACTCCGGTCTCCCCGGAGCCTCCTCTCGTTCCGGTTTCAACTCCTTCACCGACGGCTTCCAAAAGCTCTTTGAATGAAGCTGAGCTGAAGAAGTTCGCCGCCATTTCCGAGACATGGTTTATAAGAAGAATTGATTCATATGtttgttgaatttgaagattttgcTTGAATGTACTTTTCAATTTGTTCAATTGGTGTTAGGTGGGATGCTGATGGACCGTTCAAGCCGCTGCATGCGATGAATCCGACGAGACTTGCGTTTATTAGGTCGACTCTGTGCCGGCATTTTGGGTAATTTCAGTTTGCCTTTGCATATTTAGCTGTTTCTGTAAATTGATTTTCTCTATGTAAATGTGAAGAATTTTTGAgcattttccccaaattttgagTAATGTTCAATGCAACATGTTTCAGGAAGGATCCACGGAGTTCGAGGCCGTTTGAAGGGTTGAAGTTTGTGGATGTTGGTTGTGGAGGAGGGATTCTATCTGAGGTATAACTTTTATCTGCTTTGGTGATCTTTGGAGTTGGCATGATTCGTTGATAGATATTCGGATTTCGTGTTCACTGGGCTGATCGGAGTTTGTTGAGTATTGTTTATGTAGTAATAGTGTTGTTGAATTGGTTATCTATGTAGTATACTTGTGAATCTTGATATGTATGTGGAATGTTTGCTAGTATTGGTTCGTGTCTTAGGATGACTCGTTTCTGGCCTTCATTGATCgttttatcatattttcagCCTTTAGCACGCATGGGCGCAAGTGTTACCGGGGTTGATGCTGTGGAAAAGAATATCAGAATTGCCCAGCTTCACGCGGTATGTCTTATTTATGGAGGAAACGTAGAATTGAACTAGTTCAGTGCATTTCACGCACATGTCTTGTAtggttttattttgaaattgcaTGTCATCTTGTTTCATATTCAAccatatacaataaattacaGGAAAACTTGAATATTGATCTGCAAACCTAGTATTTGTTATTAGTTAAAGATAGTGGTGGACAAtctgagaaaataaaaatggaatgaaTTCTATCCAGCAATATATTTACAGAGCTGTACTCTGCATGATGTTACCAGAATGAACTGAAATTATTGCCTATTGTCAACCCGTTTCCGTATACGTTTCAGTGAGAGTGTATATATTTTGCAGGATTTGGatccaacaacttcatctatTGACTATCTTTGTACAACAGCTGGTATATGTCGTACTTATATGTTCAGTGTGAAGGTTAAGGCGGttgattaattattcttttttccttaCATATTTTCAGTCACTATCTTTAGCACAGAAACttgcatttttgtatttgatCATGACTTGGTTAGCTCATGTAGTTATTTATTGCTACCATTTCTGACAGTTTTGACAAAAAAGTTCCGTCTTTGTGGTTTTGTGTCATTCTGTTAATCTACcctctttattctttttttttttccgtgATCCCCATATGGGGTATGAACATTTTTCGGGAATTAACATCTATGCCTTTGTTGATCTATTATTCGATTCATTTATATGAGATTTACTTTCTGGACTTGGAAACCTATTCTTCTGAACCTGATTTAAATACTATGCTTTGATAGAGAAATTAGTGGAAGAGCAGAGGAAATTCGATGCTGTACTTGCTCTTGAGGTATGTTGTTTATGCTTTAAATGGAGATTTATACTGAGACATTGTGTCTGTATTTGTTGCTTTCCCGTGATTCTTCTTGGATTGTGGAGATGTCCACCTGATTGTTTACATGCTATCCAGGTAATTGAGCATGTTGCAGACCCTTCTGATTTCTGCAAATCGTTGTCATCTTTGACTGAAAATGGTGGAGCTACTGTGATCTCAACAATCAATCGATCAATGAGGGCATATGCAACAGCTATCGTCATGGCAGAATATGTCTTGCGTTGGGTATGCTACTTTTCCATATTGCTCAATGTGGTTAAGACATGCTTATTCCACAATGTTGACAGCCctgtaaaaaataaagttatgcTTCATAAACTCAAATCACGTAGACTTCTAGTGTTGGTACTGTGCTTCCCGAGCTTCATATCTGGGCATTGTAGTCGTATCTACTTAGGCATTCCATAAATTCTGCagatatatttttcatagGTTTTTGTTCATAATGATGACACTGTTTTGACTTGCATAAATCTGTCAGCTACCAGCGGGCACACATGACTGGTCGAGCTTTCTCACCCCAGAAGAGCTAGTCCTAATTCTTCAACGCGCTTCAGTTTCTGTAAGTCCGAAGCAAATCATCATACCATTTTGTAGCAGTCCGTCCTTACGTTCGTGAGATGTAAACTACTGCTTGCTTTACCTTTCAGGTTCAAGAGATGGCTGGGTTCGCCTACAACCCCCTGACCGGGCGATGGTTCCTCTCTGACGATATAGGTGTAAATTTCATTGCATATGCCACAAAGAACCGCGAATAGATCAGGTCTAACGATCGCTCTGTTTCTTTCTCATGTTTTAATGGGATAATTGTCGCTAAAACCACAAACATCAGGCCAATTCGGGTTTGTCTCGTGCTTTTCGAAATTTGATGGCAGACTAGAATTGACCAAAGTTCGTAGTTTTAGCAGCAATTACCCATAtacttctatttatttattttttgttctaATTTACCATGGCAGTGGTTCTCATTTTTGCACAAATGTGGCAGAAGGAATGTTTTGAGGCCGAAAGAAGTGTTCAATATTCGAAGATATAccagtttcttttttttttttttttttatggctATTAGTgacaaaatatacaaataataatatgtttatTCAATGATTTTGTTGCGTTAATTGTTCTCTATTTATGGTCTTTCTGAGAAGTTTTATCATACTTAAAAGCCCCACCAAATttaactagtactactataacaTTTCAACTAGATTGTTGTTTTATGACTTTATCACAACAAAatattctcaattttatatagAAACATATAGAAACACACttttataataagaaaatattggaATTTGAGCCTCATGATAATATTgcaaaaacattaaaatcttatataaataatttgtttatgaTATGATAAGGATTATATAGTGCGCATCCCAACACACTGCCATGCATGCCGCAAATTGGGCTCCACAccacattttaattataaatatctttatccATAACTCATCATAGTTATATTTGTaaccattaaatatctcatactTTCTATTTGACTGAAGTggtcaaatattttaatcaaatgtttttaaagttccataaaatatttagctatagaaatatcaattatagtaaaattgaTTCATCTTTTCAAGTCtgaattagtattatttaaatgttatttaccaaactaataataaatgttaaatagtagtactagtattttatatcGCTACTTCAGAAAATATATGGTGTTTTAGAactttagtagtagtaatatttcttaaaaaataaaaatctgtAACACAAAATCACTAATCATTCTTATTTCAATCTAAAACGACATCAACTTGTAGGATGAGGTaaactcttttactttataacATAAACTTTTATTGAATACTACTCgattcctatatatatatatatatatatatatatatatgggcgtaacgagttttaagaaatattaaaaaaaatgggtgaaaaaaggttagtggaataatagtctcatttatatatattagttttaaatgaaacgtgggtggaatgagttagtggaagttgggaccctattaccatttatggtaaaagtgaatcggGATTCTTATTCGCGAATGGACTAAAAACGAAACTTCTATTCACGGACAGAGAGCACGTGGtaagacaaaattcaaaagttgGAGACAGAATATACTCTAATTCCAtgcaaatttgaataaatgtCTAGgaagaatatataaaattagtagaatgaaatctcatttttattagctttatatacttattaattttatactccctccgtccccaattaagagtcacacttttccatttcgatccatccccaattaagagtcacactttatttttaccataaatggtagtagGTCCCACATCCCACTAaatcacttcactcacattttattataaaaccaatataaaaaagtgggtcccacattccactaactttttcaaccaacttttctttacattttaaaactcgtgcccggtcaaactaGGACtgctaatgggggacggagggagtaataaattaggAGAGTATGAGgtttcattttcaaagtaCAAATTGAAACATTATAACGTCATTCCAAACTGAGTTAGTTATCATATTTGCTTCCTCTTCTCATTAAGCGCgaaatctctctctcacacacgtAAATTGAAGTTCCTTTCACCACTGTTCGATTGAGGAAGACAACTActcaaacaagaagaaaaatggaagGCGATCACTCAAAACTCGCCCGAGGCCGCTTGGCCGTGCTCTCAGCTCACCTCGCAGCTCCATTCGATCACCGCGCCGCCGCAATTCTCGAATCATCCGCCTGCTCCGCCGCCGTCGCACCGCCGCCGTATCTGCAAGGATCGCTAACCCTAATCGACGACCGCACCGGCAAAAAGTACCAGGTTCACGTCTCCGAGGAAGGCACCGTCAAAGCCACCGACCTCAAAAAGGTTTCCCCCAATTTCTATCTCATTATTACTTCAATttcaagtgtgtgtgtgtgtgtgtgtgttgatgTTATCGCTTCAGTAGTTAATTCGAATAATcgatttaatttctaattttctagTGTGGTGATTCAATTGAGTGTTGCAGATTACCACCGGGAAGAATGACAAGGGGATTAAGCTCTACGATCCTGGTTATCTCAACACGGCGCCGGTGCGATCGTCGATCTGCTATATTGACGGAGACGAAGGGATTTTGAGGTACAGAGGCTATCCGATCGAGGAGCTGGCGGAGGGGAGTTCGTTTTTGGAAGTTGCTTATCTTTTGAGTAAGCTTTGCATTCTGTGTTTGCATCTGAGGAAATGCCTAATTTATGATTTGATTTGGCATCGAACGcctgattttgttgatttgtatGTTTAGTATTCGTAAGAGTGACTCTGTTTTGGTTGTTAAGTTCACTGGCTAGTCAATTTGATTTTCGACATTGGTTGCTTTTTCGCCTCTCTcgcatttaattttgatgaagtcTTCCTTTTTTTGGTAGTGTATGGAAATTTACCGTCCGAAGGTCAGTTGGCGGATTGGGAGTTTTCCGTCTCACAACATTCAGCTGTTCCTCAAGGAATATTGGTATTTTTCTCTAAGTTGTTTTCTCTGTGTGTGCGCATGTGTTTCTTTTCTATTGTATTTATCAGAGTACCTTTATTTTGGGTTGATCATATATATGGTTAGGATACTGTTCAATATCGATGGGTTTTTCACATGAAAATTGAGTTTCTAAAGGTATTTCACCGTCTTTGGCAGGACATCATACAAGCAATGCCACATGATGCTCATCCAATGGGTGTTCTTGTTAGTGCTATGAGTGCTCTTTCAGTCTTTCATCCCGATGCAAATCCAGCTTTACGAGTAagctttttctattttatttttttagtatagaGTTTTTACagtttttcttctttgttgtTCACTTGTTCCTTATATCAGATTTTGACTAGCTTGAAACTCCATAATAGAAAGGGTACTGTTGGTGTTGTTGCCACGACTTCAGAATTTATCTTCTCGAAAGAATACTTTTctgtttatttattcatcaatGTTCTTTGACATAGGGCCAAGACATATATGAGTCTAAGCAAGTGAGAGACAAACAAATTGTCCGCATACTTGGGAAGGTAATACTCAGATTATGTCTACTGTCTGCATGCATATTTGCTTCGACATATTTCACAACATTGTACAGCCGATCATGATATTTGGTGGAGGATATATTAAAATcctatcaatttttttcaggCGCCAACAATTGCTGCAGCTGCCTATTTGAGAATGGCAGGGAGGCCACCTGTTCTTCCATCTAGCAACCTCTCATACTCGGAGAACTTCTTATATATGCTTGATTCATTGTATGCACTTATTCCTTGATGTGTTCCAAATAATTTGTCTTTAAGATTAATATCAAGTTAAGTATATCCTACTATAGATCTATCTTAGTGCATATTACCAaatgtttgatttgtttttagCTGAGGTGATGTTACAACTAATGTTTCGCTTTAAAAAAACAGGGGCAATAGGTCTTATAGACCAAATCCTCGGCTTGCTCGTACACTAGATATTCTTTTCATATTACATGCAGAGCATGAGATGAATTGCTCCACTGCAGCTGCGAGGCACCTTGCTTCAAGGTTATATCTCATCATCTTCTtggacaataaaaaaattgaagttttcATTTGTAACTTGGTGTAAATCTGCTTCTACAGTGGCGTTGATGTGTA is drawn from Salvia hispanica cultivar TCC Black 2014 chromosome 6, UniMelb_Shisp_WGS_1.0, whole genome shotgun sequence and contains these coding sequences:
- the LOC125197296 gene encoding serine/threonine-protein phosphatase 5-like, which produces MPPSMATENSTHTSRAEEFKVQANEAFKAHKYSQAIDLYTQAIELNKDNAVYWANRAFAHTKLEEYGSAIQDASSAIEIDPKYSKGYYRRGAAYMAMGKFKEALKDFQQVKRLCPNDPDAAKKLKECEKAVMKLKFEEAISVPESERRSVADSIDYHTIEVDSQYSGARIEGDVVTLDFVKKMLDDFKNQKFLHKRYACQIVLQIRDVLRELPSLVDIHVPDGKHFTVCGDVHGQFYDLLNIFELNGLPSEDNPYLFNGDFVDRGSFSLEVILTLFAFKCMCPSAIYLSRGNHESKSMNKIYGFEGEVRSKLNDTFVELFAEVFCCLPLAHVINNKVFVVHGGLFSVDGVKLSDIRAIDRFCEPPEEGLMCELLWSDPQPQLGRGPSKRGVGLSFGGDVTKRFLQDNNLDLVVRSHEVKDEGYEIDHDGKLITVFSAPNYCDQMGNKGAFIRFEAPDLKPNIATFTSVPHPDVKPMAYANNFLRMFS
- the LOC125194484 gene encoding citrate synthase, glyoxysomal-like gives rise to the protein MEGDHSKLARGRLAVLSAHLAAPFDHRAAAILESSACSAAVAPPPYLQGSLTLIDDRTGKKYQVHVSEEGTVKATDLKKITTGKNDKGIKLYDPGYLNTAPVRSSICYIDGDEGILRYRGYPIEELAEGSSFLEVAYLLMYGNLPSEGQLADWEFSVSQHSAVPQGILDIIQAMPHDAHPMGVLVSAMSALSVFHPDANPALRGQDIYESKQVRDKQIVRILGKAPTIAAAAYLRMAGRPPVLPSSNLSYSENFLYMLDSLGNRSYRPNPRLARTLDILFILHAEHEMNCSTAAARHLASSGVDVYTALSGAVGALYGPLHGGANEAVLKMLSEIGTIDNIPDFIEGVKNRKRKMSGFGHRVYKNYDPRAKVIKKLAEEVFSIVGRDPLIEVAIALEKAALSDEYFVKRKLYPNVDFYSGLIYRAMGFPTEFFPVLFAIPRMAGYLSHWRESLDDPDTKIMRPAQVYTGVWLRPYVPLQERMVSREEDKLGQVAVSNATKRRLAGSGA
- the LOC125196171 gene encoding ubiquinone biosynthesis O-methyltransferase, mitochondrial-like, with the protein product MIPRQILARARLLARPAPRSSQPVNHYYPSLEFHHNLQTRRYSDAPLPIPAAANPITPVSPEPPLVPVSTPSPTASKSSLNEAELKKFAAISETWWDADGPFKPLHAMNPTRLAFIRSTLCRHFGKDPRSSRPFEGLKFVDVGCGGGILSEPLARMGASVTGVDAVEKNIRIAQLHADLDPTTSSIDYLCTTAEKLVEEQRKFDAVLALEVIEHVADPSDFCKSLSSLTENGGATVISTINRSMRAYATAIVMAEYVLRWLPAGTHDWSSFLTPEELVLILQRASVSVQEMAGFAYNPLTGRWFLSDDIGVNFIAYATKNRE